The proteins below come from a single Natrinema sp. DC36 genomic window:
- a CDS encoding SOS response-associated peptidase: protein MCGRNSLFIDQADLETRFDAEVVTDGGYTPRYNIAPGDDLHIITNEAPDEIDTYHWGLIPFWADEPGEGIINARSETAGEKRVFERAWESRPCLVLSSGFYEWKSPNGGTKQPYRIHREDDPAFAMAGLWDVWEGDDETISCVTILTTEPNDLMNSIHDRMPVVLPQDAESDWLAADPDTRKELCQPYPKDDLDAYEISTRVNNPDNDDPQVIEPLDHEQSGLGEFSS, encoded by the coding sequence ATGTGTGGCCGGAACTCGCTCTTCATCGACCAGGCTGACCTCGAGACTCGCTTCGACGCCGAGGTCGTCACGGACGGGGGCTATACACCCCGATACAACATCGCACCTGGCGACGACCTCCACATCATCACGAACGAGGCTCCAGACGAGATCGACACCTACCACTGGGGGCTGATTCCGTTCTGGGCGGATGAGCCCGGGGAGGGCATCATCAACGCTCGCTCCGAGACTGCCGGCGAGAAACGCGTCTTCGAGCGAGCGTGGGAATCACGTCCCTGTTTAGTCCTCTCGTCGGGGTTCTACGAGTGGAAATCGCCGAACGGCGGGACAAAACAACCCTACCGGATTCACCGCGAGGACGACCCCGCGTTTGCGATGGCCGGGCTCTGGGACGTCTGGGAGGGTGACGACGAGACGATCTCGTGCGTCACGATTCTTACGACGGAGCCGAACGACCTGATGAACTCAATCCACGACCGGATGCCGGTCGTCCTCCCGCAGGACGCGGAATCTGACTGGCTCGCCGCAGACCCGGACACCCGCAAGGAACTGTGCCAGCCGTACCCGAAGGACGACCTGGACGCCTACGAGATTTCGACGCGGGTCAACAACCCAGACAACGACGATCCCCAGGTCATCGAGCCGCTGGACCACGAGCAATCGGGCCTCGGCGAGTTCAGTTCCTGA